In Nostoc sp. CENA543, a single genomic region encodes these proteins:
- the ldpA gene encoding circadian clock protein LdpA — protein MNNLLAPLQSLTKGNWFKLICGASFQHLPTVRSLTIAYTLAGADCIDVSADPAVIAAVQEALQVAKSLTSDAQERGFNYKGNLPFLMVSLNDGEDPHFRKAEFDQTQCPQTCPRPCEKICPAQAIIFNRTKDNFSGVESQKCYGCGRCLPICPYDIIYTKSYISTPTAIAPLVISTGVDALEIHTKVGRLAEFQQLWQVISPWAAQLKLLAISCPDGEGLIEYLQSIYNLISPQSQQIIWQTDGRPMSGDIGDGTTLATVKLGQKVLAANLPGYVQLAGGTNRYTVAKLKAMGLLNSADQAGTNRHYIAGVAYGSYARVLISPIIEQLETKEVNPNNLKANIHLEEEPELLWQAVELAHSLVSQIKSQQER, from the coding sequence GTGAATAATTTGTTAGCACCTTTACAATCATTAACTAAAGGTAACTGGTTCAAACTTATTTGCGGAGCTAGTTTCCAACATCTCCCCACAGTCAGAAGTTTAACAATAGCCTATACTTTGGCTGGTGCTGACTGTATAGACGTTTCTGCTGATCCGGCAGTTATTGCGGCTGTGCAAGAAGCTTTACAAGTGGCAAAAAGCTTAACAAGTGATGCCCAAGAGCGCGGTTTTAATTACAAAGGTAATTTACCTTTCTTAATGGTCAGCTTGAACGATGGAGAAGATCCTCATTTTCGCAAAGCTGAATTTGATCAAACTCAATGTCCCCAAACTTGCCCTAGACCCTGTGAAAAAATCTGTCCTGCTCAGGCAATCATCTTTAACCGTACAAAAGACAATTTTTCAGGAGTGGAATCCCAAAAGTGTTACGGTTGCGGACGTTGTTTGCCCATTTGCCCATATGATATAATTTATACAAAATCTTATATATCTACACCAACAGCGATCGCACCATTAGTAATATCAACGGGGGTAGACGCATTAGAAATACACACAAAAGTAGGGCGTTTAGCCGAATTTCAGCAATTGTGGCAAGTAATTTCACCGTGGGCAGCACAATTGAAGTTACTAGCAATCAGCTGTCCTGATGGAGAAGGATTAATCGAATATCTTCAGTCCATCTACAATCTGATTTCCCCCCAAAGCCAGCAAATCATTTGGCAAACTGATGGTCGTCCGATGAGTGGTGATATCGGTGATGGCACCACCTTAGCAACTGTCAAATTAGGTCAAAAAGTATTAGCAGCTAATTTACCAGGATATGTACAGTTAGCAGGTGGCACTAATAGATATACAGTTGCTAAGTTAAAAGCAATGGGACTTTTAAACAGTGCTGATCAAGCAGGAACGAATCGGCACTACATCGCTGGAGTAGCTTATGGGAGCTATGCTCGTGTATTAATCTCGCCCATTATTGAGCAGCTAGAAACCAAGGAGGTGAACCCAAATAACCTTAAGGCAAATATTCACCTGGAAGAAGAACCTGAGTTACTCTGGCAAGCCGTAGAGCTTGCACATTCACTCGTTTCCCAGATCAAATCACAGCAGGAGCGATAA
- a CDS encoding GGDEF domain-containing response regulator — translation MQNELPVLKTNKKDILIIDDMVDNLRVLSSILTRAGYNVRKALNWQMALTACKTVLPDLILLDIMMPEMDGYEVCQRFKAWELTADIPVIFISALDDVFDKVKGFKTGGVDYITKPFELEEVLARVQNQIKLRTTQLELIALNSELDQRVKQRTWELEKALLKLQQEITISQSLQSKLLDIALHDALTGLPNRVLFMKNLEKALNRAKQEDDYHFALMFLDCDRFKIINDSLGHLVGDELLIALANRIQLCLTSSDTLARLGGDEFGIILDNLTDINIALEIAENILQKLSTNFKLSIYEVFMSVSIGISWGSKDYEKPEHLLRDTDTAMYHAKAMGRARYHVFTPAMYQNAIHALEMENDLRKAIERQEFIVYYQPIVALSTGRISGFEALIRWKHPHRGIIYPTEFIPIAEETGLIKPINTWVLQSACEQLCSWQNSPEIAKNLTISVNLSARLFYQANFIEQFDEIIQTTQVNPRLLEIEITESVIMDNTEEIKATLQKLKQRQIKLIMDDFGTGYSSLSYLHIFPFDALKIDKSFVKLMQLDKANMGLVPAMISIAESMGITAIAEGVETPEQLAHLKDLNCDFAQGYLFSEPIEQKFIIDFINSAPQW, via the coding sequence ATGCAGAATGAATTACCTGTGCTGAAAACCAATAAAAAAGACATTTTGATCATTGACGATATGGTTGACAACCTGCGAGTTTTGTCATCAATTCTCACTAGAGCAGGATATAACGTTCGCAAGGCTTTAAACTGGCAAATGGCTTTGACTGCCTGTAAAACAGTATTGCCAGATTTAATTTTGTTGGACATTATGATGCCAGAAATGGATGGTTATGAAGTCTGTCAGCGTTTTAAAGCTTGGGAACTCACTGCGGATATTCCCGTAATTTTCATTAGTGCTTTAGATGATGTATTTGATAAAGTTAAAGGTTTTAAAACAGGAGGCGTAGACTACATCACCAAACCCTTTGAACTCGAAGAAGTTTTAGCAAGAGTGCAGAATCAAATCAAATTAAGAACAACGCAACTAGAACTCATAGCACTTAATTCTGAATTAGATCAAAGGGTAAAACAAAGAACTTGGGAATTAGAAAAAGCTTTACTTAAATTGCAGCAAGAAATTACGATCAGCCAGTCTCTACAAAGTAAATTACTAGACATTGCTCTCCATGATGCACTTACTGGTTTGCCAAATCGAGTCTTATTTATGAAGAACTTAGAGAAAGCTTTAAATCGTGCCAAACAGGAAGATGATTATCACTTTGCTTTGATGTTTTTAGACTGCGATCGCTTTAAAATCATCAATGACTCCCTGGGGCATTTAGTAGGAGATGAATTGCTGATTGCTCTTGCTAATCGTATTCAGTTATGTCTGACATCATCAGATACCCTTGCTAGATTAGGTGGCGATGAATTCGGAATTATTTTAGATAATCTTACAGATATTAATATAGCCTTAGAAATTGCAGAAAATATATTACAGAAATTATCTACTAATTTTAAATTATCTATATATGAAGTCTTTATGAGTGTCAGTATTGGCATTAGTTGGGGCAGTAAAGATTATGAAAAACCAGAGCATTTATTAAGAGATACTGATACAGCCATGTATCATGCTAAAGCTATGGGCAGAGCTAGATATCATGTGTTCACACCAGCCATGTACCAGAATGCTATCCATGCTTTAGAAATGGAAAATGACCTCAGAAAAGCCATTGAAAGACAGGAATTCATAGTCTATTATCAGCCAATTGTTGCCTTATCCACAGGCAGAATTTCTGGGTTTGAGGCACTTATACGCTGGAAACACCCACATCGTGGCATCATTTATCCTACAGAATTTATTCCCATTGCTGAAGAAACAGGTTTAATTAAACCGATTAACACATGGGTGTTACAGTCAGCCTGTGAACAATTATGTAGCTGGCAAAACTCTCCAGAAATAGCTAAAAATTTAACAATTAGTGTTAACTTAAGCGCACGCTTATTCTATCAAGCGAATTTTATTGAACAATTTGATGAAATTATTCAAACTACCCAAGTTAATCCTAGACTCTTAGAAATAGAAATTACAGAGAGCGTCATTATGGATAATACGGAAGAAATTAAAGCTACTCTGCAAAAATTGAAACAACGCCAAATAAAACTTATTATGGATGACTTTGGCACAGGTTATTCATCCCTTAGTTATCTGCATATATTTCCTTTTGATGCTTTGAAAATCGATAAATCTTTTGTTAAACTCATGCAGTTAGATAAAGCAAATATGGGTTTAGTACCAGCAATGATTAGTATTGCTGAATCTATGGGCATAACTGCCATTGCAGAGGGTGTTGAAACACCAGAACAGCTAGCACATCTTAAAGATTTGAATTGTGACTTTGCTCAAGGTTATTTATTTTCTGAACCTATAGAGCAAAAATTTATAATTGACTTTATTAATTCAGCACCTCAATGGTAA
- the lepB gene encoding signal peptidase I, protein MQNQVSDNNSSQQPDNSWIAELGRTVVLSIVLALGIRTFVAEARWIPSGSMETTLHGTPNQWEADKIIVDKLKYKFSDPQRGDIVVFSPTEELQKEQYQDAFIKRIIALPGETVAVKNGRVYINNQPLKEDKYITTSQNTSVDVCQSGPQPPFLAKSQTIPPNSYLVLGDNRNSSYDSRCWGVVPRNNIIGRAVLRFWPINKIGEIDKSPLYPQ, encoded by the coding sequence ATGCAAAATCAAGTGTCTGACAACAACTCTAGTCAACAACCCGATAATTCCTGGATCGCCGAACTAGGCAGAACAGTTGTATTAAGTATCGTTCTCGCCTTGGGTATTCGTACCTTCGTCGCAGAAGCACGCTGGATTCCTTCTGGTTCTATGGAAACAACTCTGCACGGGACTCCAAACCAATGGGAAGCAGACAAGATTATTGTTGATAAATTGAAGTATAAATTTTCTGACCCCCAAAGGGGAGATATTGTAGTGTTTTCACCAACAGAAGAACTACAAAAAGAACAATATCAGGACGCGTTTATTAAGCGGATCATTGCTTTACCAGGGGAAACTGTCGCCGTTAAAAATGGTAGAGTATATATCAACAATCAACCCCTGAAAGAAGATAAATATATTACCACTAGTCAAAATACTTCTGTTGATGTTTGTCAATCAGGGCCACAACCACCTTTTTTAGCTAAATCTCAAACAATACCTCCTAATTCTTATCTAGTTCTAGGTGATAATCGTAATAGTAGCTACGACAGTCGTTGTTGGGGTGTTGTACCGCGTAATAACATTATTGGCCGTGCCGTACTGCGTTTCTGGCCAATCAACAAAATTGGAGAAATTGATAAATCACCTTTATATCCCCAATAA
- a CDS encoding dihydroorotase: MSSLQSILIRQARIILPSGETMVGDVLTSDRHIVEVAPEIATTTPAIEIDAQGLTLLPGVIDPQVHFREPGLEHKEDLFTASCACAKGGVTSFLEMPNTRPLTTNQETLDDKLQRASNKCLVNYGFFIGATAENLPDLLTVSPTPGIKIFMGSMHGQLLIDQEALLESIFAQGRRLIAVHAEDQARILQRRQEFAGIHDPAIHSQIQDNQAALLATQLALKLSKKYQRRLHILHMSTAKEAELLRQDKPSWVTAEVTPQHLMLNTSAYETIGTLAQMNPPLRSPHDNEVLWQALRDGVIDFIATDHAPHTLEEKAQQYPNTPSGMPGVETSLAVMLTAAMAGKCTVPQVVNWMSKAVAEAYGIPNKGAIAPGYDADLVLVDLNTYRPVRREELLTKSRWSPFEGWNLTGWAVTTIVGGQIVYDKGQLNTQVRGQALSFV; this comes from the coding sequence ATGTCATCACTCCAAAGTATATTAATTCGGCAAGCTCGCATCATCTTACCCAGTGGGGAAACGATGGTGGGAGACGTGTTAACTAGCGATCGCCACATTGTGGAAGTTGCACCAGAAATTGCCACAACAACACCAGCAATAGAGATTGACGCACAAGGTTTAACTTTGTTGCCGGGAGTTATTGATCCGCAAGTGCATTTCCGCGAACCTGGATTAGAGCATAAGGAAGATTTATTCACAGCGAGTTGCGCCTGTGCTAAAGGTGGGGTCACGTCCTTTTTGGAAATGCCCAATACTCGTCCTCTCACCACTAACCAGGAAACATTAGACGACAAATTACAACGTGCCTCGAACAAGTGCTTAGTTAATTATGGCTTTTTTATTGGGGCCACGGCAGAAAATCTCCCAGATCTACTGACAGTATCACCAACCCCAGGCATTAAAATTTTTATGGGGTCGATGCACGGTCAATTGTTGATTGATCAAGAGGCTTTACTGGAGTCGATATTTGCTCAAGGTCGGCGATTGATTGCGGTTCATGCAGAAGACCAAGCCAGAATTCTCCAACGCCGCCAAGAATTTGCAGGTATTCATGACCCCGCCATTCATTCTCAAATCCAAGATAATCAAGCGGCACTTTTAGCAACTCAGTTGGCATTAAAACTTTCTAAAAAATATCAACGTCGTTTACATATTCTGCATATGTCTACGGCGAAGGAAGCAGAGTTATTACGTCAAGATAAACCCAGTTGGGTGACGGCGGAGGTAACACCACAACATTTAATGCTCAATACCAGTGCTTATGAAACGATTGGCACTTTAGCACAGATGAATCCCCCATTGCGATCGCCCCACGATAATGAAGTTCTTTGGCAAGCTTTGCGCGATGGTGTGATTGATTTTATTGCTACAGACCATGCTCCTCATACTTTAGAGGAAAAAGCTCAACAATATCCCAATACACCCTCTGGAATGCCGGGGGTAGAAACTTCTTTAGCTGTGATGTTAACTGCGGCGATGGCAGGTAAATGTACGGTTCCCCAGGTGGTAAATTGGATGTCTAAGGCTGTGGCGGAAGCTTATGGTATTCCCAATAAAGGAGCGATCGCACCTGGTTATGATGCCGATTTAGTCCTCGTAGACTTGAACACATATCGCCCTGTGCGCCGTGAAGAATTATTAACTAAGTCTCGCTGGAGTCCCTTTGAAGGCTGGAATCTCACAGGATGGGCTGTGACTACTATTGTGGGGGGTCAAATTGTGTATGACAAAGGTCAACTCAATACTCAAGTGCGGGGTCAAGCTTTAAGTTTCGTGTAG
- a CDS encoding patatin-like phospholipase family protein: MSFKILSLDGGGIRGVITARILQEVERQIQAQKGQSLWEYFDLIAGTSTGSILTAGIAVGKSSDYLVQMYVDRGQTIFPRHCKERFQQFPDFIQPLLEAFAPPKYSHQGLIDVLKSALGDKRIQEIKNKIILILAYDTLYRNTTFFTNCHPDVGLRWYDECHLWQLCTASASAPTFFPPYKLEPVNKKIFGDWVFPHIDGGVGANNPALAALSLVLRLSQSAIAPEIKREYKLEGVSLEDIAILSIGTGQSGEPFMLEQVQSWRGINWAQHLIDIFMEPTSEISSTICRQIMGGYNSQRYLRLQFDLNERFQPKDKESFRDTRILLEREQRINRFTQSPLSEEMDDARPETIKRFIDAASQFVDEGCTYYTRNDCGPRVKDAIAAFIKSN; the protein is encoded by the coding sequence ATGTCCTTCAAAATCTTGAGTTTGGATGGTGGTGGTATACGTGGAGTAATTACAGCACGCATTCTTCAAGAAGTAGAGAGACAAATTCAAGCGCAAAAAGGTCAGTCCTTATGGGAATATTTTGACCTGATTGCTGGTACGTCCACGGGATCGATTTTAACGGCTGGTATTGCTGTCGGGAAAAGTAGTGATTATTTAGTACAAATGTATGTAGATAGGGGTCAGACAATATTTCCTCGCCATTGCAAAGAACGCTTCCAGCAATTTCCTGACTTTATCCAACCCTTACTAGAAGCGTTTGCACCACCTAAATATTCTCATCAAGGACTAATTGATGTCTTAAAATCCGCGTTAGGTGACAAACGTATTCAGGAAATTAAAAACAAGATAATTTTAATTTTGGCTTACGATACCCTTTACCGGAACACCACATTTTTTACTAATTGTCATCCCGATGTGGGGTTAAGATGGTACGACGAATGTCATCTTTGGCAGTTGTGTACAGCATCAGCATCTGCACCGACATTTTTTCCGCCATATAAATTGGAACCAGTTAATAAAAAAATCTTTGGTGATTGGGTATTTCCGCACATTGATGGGGGAGTGGGAGCAAATAACCCTGCTTTGGCTGCATTAAGTTTAGTGTTGCGGTTGAGTCAATCAGCGATCGCACCGGAAATTAAACGAGAATATAAACTAGAGGGTGTCAGTTTAGAGGATATCGCCATTTTGTCGATTGGTACGGGTCAAAGTGGTGAACCTTTCATGCTTGAACAAGTGCAAAGTTGGCGGGGTATCAACTGGGCGCAGCATTTAATTGATATCTTTATGGAACCGACATCAGAAATTAGTAGCACAATTTGCCGTCAAATTATGGGTGGATACAATTCTCAACGATATTTACGGCTTCAGTTTGATTTAAATGAGAGATTTCAACCTAAAGACAAGGAAAGCTTTAGAGACACTCGCATTCTTTTAGAACGTGAACAAAGAATCAATAGATTTACCCAAAGTCCATTAAGTGAAGAAATGGATGATGCTAGACCTGAAACTATAAAAAGATTTATTGATGCTGCATCCCAATTTGTTGATGAGGGATGTACCTATTACACTAGGAATGATTGTGGCCCTAGAGTTAAAGATGCGATCGCTGCTTTTATTAAGTCTAATTAG
- the tsaE gene encoding tRNA (adenosine(37)-N6)-threonylcarbamoyltransferase complex ATPase subunit type 1 TsaE gives MKLLLPDTAATLNLGIILGERLSAGSVILLEGDLGAGKTTLVQGLGLGLGITESIVSPTFTLINEYTQGRLPLYHLDLYRLEPQEVSALNLEIYWEGDEVTPGIVAIEWSERMPYKPMSYLQIHLTYGEQGDRQAEITPFNCTLDDIITTL, from the coding sequence ATGAAACTTCTTCTTCCTGACACGGCAGCAACATTAAATCTAGGTATAATCTTGGGGGAAAGACTCTCTGCTGGTAGTGTCATTTTACTAGAAGGTGATTTAGGTGCAGGTAAAACTACGTTAGTCCAAGGTCTTGGCCTGGGTTTAGGTATTACTGAGTCGATTGTCAGCCCCACATTTACCTTGATTAATGAATACACGCAAGGACGCTTACCGCTTTATCATCTTGATTTGTATCGTCTAGAACCACAAGAGGTTTCAGCATTAAACCTGGAAATTTACTGGGAAGGTGATGAAGTGACTCCCGGTATTGTAGCGATTGAGTGGTCAGAACGAATGCCTTACAAACCTATGAGTTACCTACAAATACACTTAACCTATGGAGAACAAGGCGATCGCCAGGCTGAAATTACACCCTTTAATTGCACTCTCGACGATATAATTACTACTTTGTGA
- the yvcK gene encoding gluconeogenesis factor YvcK family protein: MSIGFFRQALHSLQQKSRSRTSHRVNQWFKWLSPGLSVKRWLLISVGGVLLAILGLAIWIKLTPIFLMLELLKVFLSAIANILPNYISGPLVILCGLLLVLWGQTRTVGSITQVLRPDAEEELIDVLLAHRRLYRGPKIVVIGGGTGLSTLLRGLKTYSANITAIVTVADDGGSSGRLRQEFGVLPPGDIRNCLAALADEEKLLTELFQYRFRAGDGLTGHSFGNLFLTAMSDITGDLERAVAASSRVLAVRGQVLPATLSDVRLWAELADGRRIEGESNIPKAGGKILKIGCIPESPPALPAAIKAIKEADYIIIGPGSLYTSIIPNLLVTEIAEAIAESEAPRIYVCNIMTQPGETQGYSVADHIRAIDAISGGRQLFDAVLVHKKSPSAQSLIRYAQQNSHPVFLDREAVSQLGRRIVLANVMYEDEIGFVRHNPQKLAKVLLKWYSGAHHGK; the protein is encoded by the coding sequence ATGTCAATCGGTTTTTTCAGACAAGCCCTCCACTCGCTGCAACAAAAATCACGCAGCCGAACTTCCCATCGGGTGAACCAGTGGTTCAAATGGTTATCCCCTGGACTATCGGTTAAGCGTTGGTTGCTGATTAGTGTTGGAGGTGTACTGCTGGCAATTTTGGGGTTAGCAATTTGGATTAAGCTGACCCCTATTTTTTTGATGTTGGAATTACTTAAGGTGTTTTTAAGTGCGATCGCCAATATCTTACCCAACTATATCAGCGGCCCGTTAGTTATACTTTGCGGTTTATTGTTGGTGCTGTGGGGACAAACTCGCACCGTGGGTTCGATTACTCAGGTACTCAGACCAGATGCAGAAGAGGAATTAATTGATGTTCTATTAGCTCATCGTCGCCTGTATCGTGGCCCCAAAATAGTAGTCATTGGCGGGGGAACAGGACTATCAACCTTACTCAGAGGATTAAAAACCTATAGTGCCAATATTACTGCTATTGTCACAGTGGCTGATGATGGTGGTTCTTCTGGAAGGTTGCGCCAAGAATTTGGGGTGCTACCACCAGGAGATATTCGTAACTGTCTAGCCGCTTTAGCAGATGAAGAAAAATTATTGACAGAATTATTTCAATATCGTTTTCGGGCTGGAGATGGATTGACTGGTCACAGTTTTGGTAATTTGTTTCTCACAGCTATGAGTGATATCACAGGAGACTTAGAAAGGGCTGTTGCGGCCAGTTCCAGAGTCTTGGCGGTGCGGGGACAAGTTTTACCAGCGACTTTAAGCGATGTCCGTCTATGGGCGGAATTAGCTGATGGTCGTCGCATTGAGGGCGAATCGAATATTCCCAAAGCTGGGGGTAAAATTCTCAAAATTGGTTGTATCCCTGAGAGTCCTCCGGCTTTACCAGCTGCGATTAAAGCTATCAAGGAAGCTGATTACATTATTATCGGCCCAGGCAGTCTTTACACTAGCATTATTCCTAACTTATTAGTCACAGAAATTGCTGAGGCGATCGCTGAGTCGGAAGCCCCACGTATATACGTCTGCAACATCATGACCCAACCAGGGGAAACTCAAGGGTATAGTGTTGCAGATCACATCCGGGCAATTGATGCAATTTCCGGTGGCAGACAACTATTTGACGCTGTATTAGTACATAAAAAATCACCCTCAGCCCAATCACTCATCCGTTATGCTCAACAAAATTCCCATCCGGTATTTTTAGACAGAGAAGCTGTATCCCAATTAGGTAGAAGAATTGTCTTAGCCAACGTGATGTATGAAGATGAAATTGGCTTTGTGCGTCACAATCCCCAAAAACTAGCAAAAGTTTTATTAAAGTGGTACAGTGGCGCGCATCATGGAAAATGA
- the ruvC gene encoding crossover junction endodeoxyribonuclease RuvC, producing MEKRILGLDPGLAILGFGAISCTKNPNLIQDTTVNVMDFGVIRTSKDTDMGQRLCTLYDDLHTLIDHVQPDLVAIEKLFFYRMSSTILVAQARGVVMLTLAQHNLPYVEYTPAQIKQALTGYGNADKSEVQEAVARELDLEDIPQPDDAADGLAVALTACFQL from the coding sequence ATGGAAAAACGAATTTTAGGGTTAGATCCAGGACTAGCTATTCTGGGATTTGGGGCTATTAGCTGTACAAAAAACCCAAACCTCATACAAGATACAACAGTTAATGTCATGGATTTCGGGGTCATCAGAACTTCAAAAGACACAGATATGGGACAACGTCTGTGTACCTTGTACGATGACTTACATACTCTTATTGACCATGTGCAGCCTGATTTGGTGGCGATTGAAAAACTGTTCTTTTATCGTATGTCAAGCACCATCCTGGTGGCACAAGCTAGAGGGGTAGTCATGCTCACCTTGGCACAACATAATCTACCTTATGTAGAATATACCCCTGCTCAAATTAAACAGGCTTTAACTGGCTATGGCAATGCTGATAAATCAGAGGTGCAAGAAGCAGTTGCACGGGAGTTAGATTTAGAAGATATACCCCAGCCAGATGATGCTGCGGATGGTTTGGCTGTGGCTTTGACCGCGTGTTTTCAGTTGTAA
- the proB gene encoding glutamate 5-kinase, producing MTKTIVVKIGTSSLTQPQTGQLALSTIATLAETLTHLRQQGHRVILVSSGAVGVGCARLGLTERPKAIALKQAVAAVGQGRLMRVYDDLFTTLQQPIAQVLLTRSDLVQRSRYLNVSNTFGELLELGVIPVVNENDTVAVDELKFGDNDTLSALVASLVEADWLFLLTDVDKLYSADPRSVPDAQPISLVTSMKELTELQVQTGSQGSQWGTGGMVTKISAARIAIAAGVRTVITQGRFPRNIAKILQGEAIGTHFLPQPEPTSARKRWIAYGLVPTGKLYLDTGAIAAIVEAGKSLLPAGIKAVEGEFDSQDAVQLCDGNGQEIARGLVNYNSTDLEKIRGCHSRDIPRILGHVGAETVIHRDNLVLT from the coding sequence ATGACCAAAACCATCGTCGTCAAAATCGGTACATCTAGCCTCACTCAACCGCAGACTGGACAACTAGCACTTTCTACGATCGCCACATTAGCGGAAACCTTGACGCATTTGCGACAGCAGGGTCATCGAGTCATTTTAGTATCTTCCGGCGCGGTGGGAGTGGGTTGTGCGCGTTTGGGTTTAACGGAAAGACCCAAAGCGATCGCCCTCAAGCAGGCTGTAGCGGCTGTTGGTCAAGGGCGATTAATGCGCGTATATGACGATTTATTTACTACTTTGCAACAGCCAATTGCTCAAGTATTGCTCACACGCAGTGATTTAGTCCAGCGTAGCCGTTACCTCAATGTTTCCAATACCTTTGGTGAACTGCTGGAATTGGGTGTCATTCCCGTCGTGAATGAAAATGATACAGTCGCCGTTGATGAATTGAAATTCGGTGATAACGACACCCTATCAGCTTTGGTTGCCAGTCTAGTAGAAGCCGACTGGCTATTTTTGCTCACCGACGTTGATAAGTTATATTCTGCCGATCCCCGTTCTGTACCCGATGCTCAACCAATTTCTTTGGTAACTAGCATGAAAGAATTGACAGAATTACAAGTGCAAACAGGCTCTCAAGGGTCACAATGGGGTACTGGTGGAATGGTGACAAAAATCTCAGCCGCGAGAATTGCGATCGCCGCAGGAGTGCGTACCGTGATTACCCAGGGAAGATTTCCCCGCAATATCGCCAAAATTTTACAAGGGGAAGCCATCGGTACACACTTTCTCCCCCAACCAGAACCCACCTCAGCCCGGAAACGTTGGATTGCCTATGGTCTAGTGCCGACCGGGAAATTATATTTAGATACTGGTGCGATCGCGGCTATTGTAGAAGCTGGAAAATCCTTATTACCCGCCGGCATTAAAGCCGTTGAAGGGGAATTTGACAGCCAAGACGCTGTACAATTATGTGACGGCAATGGTCAAGAGATTGCTAGGGGATTAGTGAATTACAACAGCACCGACCTAGAAAAGATTCGTGGTTGTCACTCCAGGGATATTCCCAGGATTTTGGGTCACGTCGGCGCAGAAACCGTGATTCATCGAGATAACTTAGTTCTCACCTAA
- a CDS encoding YqeG family HAD IIIA-type phosphatase — MTWNKFLQPDLALGDSILSLTPEIIQHYELKGLVLDVDETLVPITVGAASPELKAWVEQVRTHTALWLVSNNLSEARIGSIARSLNLPYYLGAAKPSRKKIRAALQAMDLPVHQVGMVGDRLFTDVLAGNRLGMFTILVEPILHPDAVLRSHPIRNFEVWLSEILGASIITHDTKIHKD; from the coding sequence ATGACCTGGAACAAGTTCTTGCAGCCTGATTTAGCTTTGGGTGATTCGATATTGAGTCTGACCCCTGAGATTATTCAACATTATGAGCTAAAAGGGCTAGTTTTGGATGTGGATGAAACTTTAGTCCCGATTACAGTGGGAGCGGCTTCCCCAGAATTGAAAGCTTGGGTAGAGCAAGTACGCACCCATACTGCATTGTGGCTAGTCAGCAATAATTTAAGCGAAGCTCGAATTGGTAGCATTGCTCGTTCTTTGAATTTGCCCTACTACCTGGGAGCAGCCAAACCTTCCCGCAAAAAGATTCGTGCTGCACTCCAGGCAATGGATTTACCAGTACATCAGGTAGGAATGGTAGGCGATCGCTTGTTTACTGATGTGCTAGCGGGAAATCGTCTAGGTATGTTTACAATTTTGGTAGAACCCATCCTCCACCCTGATGCTGTCTTGCGTTCCCATCCCATTCGTAACTTTGAAGTTTGGCTTTCGGAAATCTTGGGAGCATCAATTATTACTCATGATACAAAAATTCACAAAGATTGA
- a CDS encoding DUF3727 domain-containing protein: protein MFSSPFPENNDQAPTSSITLTDDKGRTLECYVERSLSADGQEYVLLLPIDSSIEIFAWEGEGEDEEAVLVEDDDIIDEIFSTAQAVLAEQNLVLKNTAYALTVAGDLPPVEESDLFTLEIEDEEADLEPEQLQLITTFYHHEQEYAIYTPLDPLLFFARLSKTGEPILLSPEEFREVQPLLEDQLFNEVE, encoded by the coding sequence ATGTTTTCTTCTCCATTTCCTGAAAATAACGATCAAGCTCCCACAAGTTCCATCACTTTGACTGATGATAAGGGGCGAACCCTTGAGTGTTACGTAGAACGTTCGCTTTCAGCAGATGGACAAGAATATGTTTTGTTGCTTCCTATCGATTCATCCATCGAAATTTTTGCCTGGGAGGGTGAAGGTGAGGACGAGGAAGCAGTTTTAGTAGAAGATGATGACATCATTGATGAAATCTTCAGCACTGCTCAAGCTGTCTTAGCTGAACAGAATTTAGTATTGAAAAATACTGCTTATGCCTTGACCGTTGCTGGTGATTTACCTCCTGTAGAAGAATCAGACCTGTTTACTTTAGAAATTGAAGATGAAGAAGCAGATTTAGAACCTGAGCAGTTGCAGTTAATCACCACTTTCTACCATCATGAGCAGGAGTATGCCATCTATACACCGCTTGATCCACTGTTGTTTTTCGCTAGACTATCAAAAACAGGCGAACCCATACTGCTTTCCCCAGAGGAGTTTCGGGAAGTGCAACCACTGTTAGAAGACCAACTGTTTAATGAAGTGGAATAA